The genomic DNA CGACCGGACGATCTGTTCGCCGTCGTCGAGCCGGGCATCCTGAACGCCGAGCTGAACACCCTGCTCGCCGAGCACGGACTGTGGTGGCCGCCGGATCCCGCCAGTCGCGAGATATCCACCGTCGGAGGCAACATCGCCACTGGTGCCGGCGGACTGCTGTGCGCGAAGTACGGTGTCGTGCGCGATGCCGTGCTCGGAGTGGACGTCGTACTCGCCGACGGACGGCTGATGCACCTGGGACATCGCAGCGTGAAGGGTGTCACGGGGCTCGATCTCACTTCGCTCATGATCGGCTCCGAAGGCACCCTCGGCATCGTGGTCGGCGCGACGCTGAAGCTGCGGCGCCTGATCGTCGGCGAGATCTGCACCCTCACCGCCCTGTTCCCCACCGTGCGCGATGCGGCGGCCGGATCGGCAGCGGTCACGGCATCCGGTGCCCAACCCTCGATCATGGAGCTGATGGATTCGAAGGCGCTGGCCGCCGTCCACGCCCTTCTGTCCTTACCTGTGCCCTCGGCCGGTACCTCCCAGCTGACGATTCAGACCGACGGCCCCGCGGCTCGAGGCGAGGCCGACCGCATCGCCGCGTCCCTTCGCGGGTGCGGCGGCGAAGTGACCCTGACATACGACCGCGACGAGGGCGAGCGCCTGCTCGCCCTCCGCCGATCGATGCACGGCGCGATGGCGGCCCTCGGCACCACACTCATCGAAGACGTGTCCGTGCCGCGCAGCGCGCTGCCGGCGATGTACGACGAGATCGCCCGCATCGAGAACGCGTACGGTCTCGAGATTCCCACCGTCGCCCACGCCGGAGACGGCAACCTGCATCCGAACTTCATCTTCGAGGGCGACGTCGTGCCCGAGCAGGTATGGGCTGCGGCCGACGATCTGTTCCGATCGGCGATCCGGCTCGGCGGCACCCTCACCGGCGAGCACGGCATCGGCATGCTCAAGAGCCGCTGGCTCGCCGAGGAGCTCGGCGACGATCAGTGGCAGCTGCAGCGGCAGATCAAGGCCGTATTCGATCCGCTCGGCCTCCTCAACCCCGGAAAGGTCTTCACCAGTGCCTGACATCCACGTGAGCGCGGCGATCATCCACGACGCGGACGGCCGCGTGCTCGTGGTTCGCAAGCAGGGCACCACGAAGTTCATGCAGCCTGGCGGCAAACCGGAGATCGGCGAGAACGCCGCGCAGACCCTGGCGCGCGAGCTCGACGAGGAACTGGGACTCAAGGTCGACGAAGCGCAGCTACGGCCGCTCGGACGGTTCATCTCCGCCGCCGCGAACGAGCCGGGTCACCGCGTCGTCGCGGACGCGTTCGCCCTCACGATCAAGGCCGATTCCGTCACTGTGCAGGCAGAGCTCGCCGAACTGCGATGGATCACGCCGGCCGACGTCGCTGCGCTGGAGCTCGCGCCGCTCAGCCTCGAGCACCTGCTGCCGATCGCGTGGCCGGAAGAGGGCATGGCTTCGTCTCGCTGACGCTCGCTCAACCCGTTTCGTCTCGCGGAGACCCGCACTGAGCGAGCGGAGCGAGTCGAAGTGTCGCTCAACAACCCGTGATGCAGCGCTCGCTCAACGACCCGCGGGAAGTGTCAGAGCCCCTGCCAGGCCGGCTTGTTGTCGAACGTGTAGCGGTAGTAGTCGGCGAGCTTCAGCCTCGATGCGGCCGCCTCGTCGACGACGACCGTCGCGTGC from Microbacterium profundi includes the following:
- a CDS encoding FAD-binding oxidoreductase codes for the protein MTVAAALRNALGDIVDTTEGSLEAARADRSGHSSAGRPIAVVHAETIEHVQQVMRIATDTSTPVVVRGAGTGLAGAANAGPGEIVLSTMRMNRVLEVRPDDLFAVVEPGILNAELNTLLAEHGLWWPPDPASREISTVGGNIATGAGGLLCAKYGVVRDAVLGVDVVLADGRLMHLGHRSVKGVTGLDLTSLMIGSEGTLGIVVGATLKLRRLIVGEICTLTALFPTVRDAAAGSAAVTASGAQPSIMELMDSKALAAVHALLSLPVPSAGTSQLTIQTDGPAARGEADRIAASLRGCGGEVTLTYDRDEGERLLALRRSMHGAMAALGTTLIEDVSVPRSALPAMYDEIARIENAYGLEIPTVAHAGDGNLHPNFIFEGDVVPEQVWAAADDLFRSAIRLGGTLTGEHGIGMLKSRWLAEELGDDQWQLQRQIKAVFDPLGLLNPGKVFTSA
- a CDS encoding NUDIX hydrolase — protein: MPDIHVSAAIIHDADGRVLVVRKQGTTKFMQPGGKPEIGENAAQTLARELDEELGLKVDEAQLRPLGRFISAAANEPGHRVVADAFALTIKADSVTVQAELAELRWITPADVAALELAPLSLEHLLPIAWPEEGMASSR